The following are encoded in a window of Chitinophagaceae bacterium genomic DNA:
- a CDS encoding glycosyltransferase codes for MRLSVIIVNYNVKYFLEQCLYAVQKACRSIEAEIIVVDNNSTDGSRDFLEPAFPEVRFIWNDRNAGFAKANNQAIDIARGEFILFLNPDTLVPEDCLESCLRFLGSLETPGALGIKMVDGSGKFLKESKRAFPSPLTSLYKLSGLSVLFPRSRTFARYHLGNLSEDENHEVDVLAGAFMMIPKRILNEIGNFDERFFMYGEDVDLSYRIQRAGYKNHYFAGSSIIHFKGESTRRGSMNYVRMFYSAMSLFVKKHYSGSKATLFTFLIQAGIVIRAGLAAMANVLKKAGLPILDAGIILTSFWIIKYFWSTYIRQDVNYSPNILQIAFPVFTVVFLVLAYYSGLYDKGYKISQLVRSTIIAALFILSGYGLLPESVRFSRGILVFGILLAFVIMNLLRQLFIRWRLLETDNEEEERRQTIVVAGEKDFVSICELMTNAGMQERVLGRVEPHLPGPGTALGNIEQLPSLVKKYRIKEVIFCENGLRVKEMIGIIKNLPASTRNKFHASGSKSIVGSDSRNLSGDYVAAGKKYNIAKPVNRRNKRLLDIITSVFFILGFPVHIFLQKRPGRFYKNVFAVLNGQRTWIGYATGSHKLPGIRKGVITSTALPVQLNELPEESLVKSDEWYAAGHSIILDLKILKAGYTHLYY; via the coding sequence ATGCGATTGTCGGTCATCATAGTAAACTATAACGTAAAATATTTCCTGGAACAGTGTCTGTATGCGGTCCAAAAAGCATGCAGGAGCATAGAGGCCGAGATCATAGTGGTGGACAATAATTCAACGGACGGAAGCAGGGATTTCCTGGAACCCGCTTTCCCGGAAGTGCGGTTCATATGGAACGACCGGAATGCGGGTTTTGCAAAAGCCAATAACCAGGCCATAGACATTGCCCGGGGAGAGTTTATTTTATTTTTAAATCCCGATACACTGGTTCCGGAAGATTGTTTGGAAAGCTGTCTCCGTTTCCTCGGGTCCCTGGAGACGCCCGGGGCGCTCGGTATAAAAATGGTCGATGGTTCGGGAAAATTTTTAAAAGAAAGTAAACGGGCGTTTCCTTCTCCGCTGACATCCCTGTACAAATTATCTGGCTTGTCCGTGCTGTTTCCCCGGTCAAGAACATTTGCAAGATATCACCTGGGGAATCTTTCTGAAGACGAAAACCATGAAGTGGATGTTCTGGCAGGCGCATTTATGATGATACCCAAAAGAATCCTGAATGAGATCGGAAATTTCGATGAACGTTTTTTTATGTACGGCGAAGACGTTGACCTGAGCTACCGGATACAGCGTGCCGGTTATAAGAACCATTATTTTGCCGGAAGCAGCATCATTCACTTTAAGGGAGAAAGCACCAGGCGGGGAAGCATGAATTATGTGCGTATGTTCTATTCTGCCATGAGCCTGTTTGTAAAGAAGCATTACAGTGGCAGTAAGGCAACATTGTTTACCTTTTTGATACAGGCGGGAATCGTGATACGGGCCGGGCTTGCTGCCATGGCCAATGTTCTTAAAAAGGCGGGGTTGCCGATACTGGACGCGGGCATTATTTTGACCAGCTTCTGGATAATAAAATACTTCTGGAGCACCTATATCCGCCAGGATGTGAATTATTCCCCCAATATATTGCAGATCGCCTTCCCGGTCTTCACGGTTGTTTTTTTGGTGCTGGCATATTACTCCGGGCTCTATGATAAAGGGTATAAAATTTCGCAACTGGTGCGTTCAACAATAATTGCAGCGTTATTTATCCTGAGCGGATACGGGTTACTGCCGGAAAGCGTCCGCTTTTCAAGAGGCATACTGGTTTTTGGGATATTGCTGGCGTTTGTAATTATGAATCTGCTGCGGCAGCTTTTTATCCGGTGGCGGTTACTGGAAACAGACAATGAAGAGGAGGAGCGCCGGCAAACGATCGTGGTAGCGGGCGAAAAGGATTTTGTTTCAATTTGTGAACTGATGACAAACGCCGGAATGCAGGAACGGGTGCTGGGGAGGGTGGAGCCTCACTTACCCGGACCCGGAACAGCCCTGGGTAATATTGAACAGTTGCCTTCCCTGGTAAAAAAGTACCGCATTAAGGAAGTGATCTTTTGTGAGAATGGCCTGCGTGTGAAAGAAATGATCGGCATCATTAAAAACCTGCCGGCTTCCACCCGGAATAAATTCCACGCTTCGGGCAGCAAAAGCATTGTGGGCAGCGACAGCAGAAACCTGAGCGGCGATTATGTTGCCGCCGGGAAAAAGTATAACATAGCAAAACCGGTTAACCGGCGAAATAAGCGGCTGCTGGATATCATCACGTCCGTTTTCTTCATCCTGGGTTTTCCTGTACACATTTTTTTGCAGAAGAGACCGGGCCGGTTCTATAAAAATGTTTTTGCTGTTCTAAACGGACAAAGAACCTGGATCGGGTATGCAACAGGATCTCATAAACTTCCCGGGATACGGAAAGGGGTCATTACCAGTACCGCCCTTCCGGTGCAGTTGAATGAACTGCCGGAAGAGAGCCTGGTGAAAAGCGATGAGTGGTACGCTGCCGGCCATTCAATAATACTTGATCTGAAAATACTAAAAGCCGGGTATACCCATCTTTATTACTAA
- a CDS encoding inositol monophosphatase → MLKTTLLKAVEAGAVELRRYFNNDDLKISNKEGINNWVTEADHAAEKAIIDVIKADHPDHFILSEEVGEIVTGSEVKWIIDPIDGTINFASGIPICAVSIGVEKNGEMILGAVYNPFINELFFAEKGNGSFLNDKKISVSRKTEVLHSCLVTGFPYTYLDMENGPLQVFERFVRKGIPVRRLGSAAIDLCWVAAGRFEGFFEHSLSPWDTAAGYLIVEEAGGRVTDMEGNKYSPYQKKLVATNGFIHDELIEVIHNRKQLG, encoded by the coding sequence ATGTTAAAAACAACACTACTGAAGGCCGTGGAGGCCGGCGCCGTGGAATTAAGGCGTTATTTTAATAACGATGACCTTAAGATAAGCAACAAGGAAGGTATCAATAACTGGGTTACCGAAGCCGACCATGCTGCAGAAAAAGCGATCATTGATGTAATAAAAGCAGATCATCCCGATCACTTTATATTAAGCGAGGAGGTGGGAGAGATCGTGACCGGCAGCGAAGTGAAGTGGATCATTGACCCCATTGACGGTACCATCAACTTTGCAAGCGGCATCCCCATTTGTGCGGTAAGTATCGGGGTGGAAAAAAACGGCGAGATGATCCTGGGCGCTGTTTATAATCCTTTTATCAATGAATTGTTTTTTGCAGAAAAAGGAAACGGTTCTTTTCTGAACGATAAAAAAATAAGCGTTAGCAGGAAAACAGAGGTATTACACAGCTGTCTTGTTACCGGGTTTCCTTATACCTACCTGGATATGGAAAACGGGCCGCTGCAGGTGTTTGAGCGCTTTGTGCGCAAGGGCATTCCCGTCCGCAGGCTGGGCAGTGCGGCGATCGACCTGTGCTGGGTGGCCGCCGGAAGATTTGAAGGCTTTTTTGAGCACAGCCTCAGTCCATGGGATACTGCGGCAGGTTATTTGATCGTGGAAGAAGCCGGCGGAAGGGTAACTGATATGGAGGGGAATAAATATTCCCCTTATCAAAAGAAACTGGTAGCAACCAACGGCTTTATTCATGATGAGCTGATCGAAGTGATACACAACAGGAAGCAATTGGGCTAA
- the thiL gene encoding thiamine-phosphate kinase: MEQRTEISTLGEFGLIDHLTRNNETKNASTIVSVGDDAAVIDHFGRQTVVSTDLLVEGIHFDLMYTPLKHLGYKSVVVNLSDIYAMNATPTQILLSIAISNKFSLEALDEFYEGVYAACEKYNVDLVGGDTTSSQRGFIISITAIGEVAPDGYVKRDGAKVNDLICVSGDLGGAFLGLTILEREKKIFEETGAQPDLENRAYIIGRLLKPEARKDVIEYFSENNIIPTSMIDISDGLSSDMLHICKQSNVGCVLYEDKLPVNEDSKDFAYKLELDPTACALSGGEDYEMLFTISQADHDKIAANNGLSIIGYITEAREGKTIITRGGNKHELVAQGWNHLK, translated from the coding sequence ATGGAACAAAGAACAGAGATATCAACACTGGGTGAGTTTGGCCTGATAGACCACCTGACCCGGAACAATGAAACAAAGAACGCATCCACGATCGTAAGCGTGGGAGATGATGCTGCGGTGATCGATCATTTTGGCAGGCAAACAGTGGTAAGCACCGATCTGCTGGTTGAAGGAATTCATTTTGACCTGATGTATACCCCGTTGAAGCACCTGGGTTATAAATCCGTTGTTGTAAACCTCAGCGACATTTATGCGATGAATGCCACACCAACCCAGATCCTGCTGAGCATCGCCATCAGTAATAAATTCAGCCTGGAAGCGCTTGATGAATTTTACGAAGGGGTTTATGCCGCCTGTGAAAAATACAACGTTGACCTGGTTGGCGGAGATACCACATCATCCCAACGGGGCTTCATAATTAGCATTACCGCCATTGGTGAAGTGGCCCCCGATGGCTATGTGAAACGGGATGGTGCAAAAGTGAATGACCTTATTTGTGTAAGCGGCGACCTCGGCGGCGCTTTTTTGGGATTGACCATTTTAGAACGGGAGAAAAAAATATTTGAAGAAACCGGCGCCCAGCCCGACCTGGAGAACAGGGCCTATATCATTGGCCGGCTGCTGAAGCCCGAGGCAAGAAAGGATGTGATCGAATATTTTTCAGAAAACAATATCATTCCCACCAGCATGATAGATATAAGCGACGGCTTAAGCAGCGACATGCTGCACATCTGCAAACAAAGCAACGTGGGCTGTGTCTTATATGAGGACAAACTCCCGGTTAACGAAGACTCCAAGGATTTTGCCTATAAACTGGAACTGGACCCGACCGCCTGTGCATTGAGCGGCGGCGAGGATTATGAAATGCTGTTTACCATTTCGCAGGCGGACCATGATAAGATAGCCGCCAACAATGGCCTCAGCATAATTGGCTATATTACGGAAGCCCGGGAAGGAAAAACGATCATTACCCGCGGCGGAAATAAACACGAGCTGGTTGCGCAGGGGTGGAATCACCTGAAATAA
- a CDS encoding nitrilase family protein, with the protein MSTLTISTIQTNLFWEEKSANLRLLEQKIAAIEEKTEIVVLPEMFSTGFSMDPGQHAEEMDGETIQWMQRVSRENGIILTGSVIIKEAGEFFNRLVWMLPNGQYGHYDKRHLFAYAGEDEKYKPGNKRLIASVKGWKINLQVCYDLRFPVWSRNRVFDSAQTDSAQTDSAQTDSAQTGHTSTPTNSGTGPLPVPEYDVLIYVANWPERRSHAWKTLLCARAIENQCYVIGVNRVGTDGNNIYHSGNSLVIDPLGQVLYHMADEEDIFTIALQKEKLEEVREKFPFWKDGDSFTIL; encoded by the coding sequence ATGTCAACCCTCACCATCAGTACCATACAGACCAACCTTTTCTGGGAAGAGAAATCTGCGAACCTGCGCCTGCTTGAGCAAAAAATTGCAGCCATTGAGGAAAAAACAGAGATCGTTGTGTTGCCGGAAATGTTCAGTACCGGGTTTAGTATGGATCCCGGCCAGCATGCAGAAGAAATGGATGGGGAAACAATACAGTGGATGCAAAGGGTGAGCCGTGAAAACGGGATCATACTTACCGGAAGCGTGATCATTAAAGAAGCAGGAGAATTCTTTAACCGCCTTGTATGGATGTTGCCCAACGGGCAATACGGGCATTATGATAAACGGCACTTATTTGCATATGCGGGTGAGGATGAAAAATACAAACCCGGGAACAAGCGGCTGATCGCTTCTGTTAAGGGCTGGAAAATAAACCTGCAGGTCTGTTATGACCTCCGGTTCCCTGTTTGGAGCAGGAACCGGGTTTTCGACTCCGCTCAAACCGACTCCGCTCAAACCGACTCCGCTCAAACCGACTCCGCTCAAACCGGCCACACTTCAACTCCCACAAATAGCGGGACGGGTCCGCTCCCTGTTCCGGAATACGATGTGCTGATCTATGTGGCCAACTGGCCCGAACGCCGCAGCCATGCCTGGAAAACATTACTCTGCGCCCGGGCAATAGAAAACCAGTGTTACGTAATAGGAGTTAACCGGGTGGGAACCGACGGAAACAATATTTACCACAGCGGCAACAGCCTGGTAATCGATCCACTTGGACAGGTTTTATATCATATGGCTGATGAAGAAGACATATTTACCATCGCTTTGCAAAAAGAGAAACTGGAAGAGGTAAGGGAAAAATTTCCGTTCTGGAAAGATGGAGATTCATTTACTATACTGTAG
- a CDS encoding DEAD/DEAH box helicase: MAFKKLELIDPILKALDAEGYTTPTPIQAQSIPLILERRDLLGCAQTGTGKTAAFAIPILQILFEQKREEHGPRNIKVLILTPTRELAIQIDESFAAYGKYTGLSHTVIFGGVSQLNQTNILRRGVDILVATPGRLLDLISQGFIDLKHLKIFVLDEADRMLDMGFIHDVKRIITKLPAKRQTLFFSATMPPEIQKLAHVLLTNPAKVEVTPVSSTVDAIEQSLYYVGKQDKLSLLLHLLKDEKIITALVFTRTKHGADKVVKFLHRHNITAAAIHGNKSQNARQNALGNFKSGSLRVLVATDIAARGIDIDDLSHVVNFELPNVPETYVHRIGRTGRAGNTGIAISFCDAEERDELKDIQKLIGKNIPVVAEHPYPLSIDLSAAPIKAPQKSMPKRSRGFGNFDKAKSRNFSNRYKANRS, encoded by the coding sequence ATGGCATTTAAAAAATTAGAATTAATTGATCCCATCCTTAAAGCATTGGATGCAGAGGGGTATACCACCCCAACACCCATACAGGCACAATCCATCCCGTTGATACTGGAAAGAAGGGACCTGCTTGGCTGTGCACAAACCGGTACCGGCAAAACAGCCGCATTTGCAATACCCATACTGCAGATCTTATTTGAGCAAAAGCGGGAAGAACATGGGCCCCGGAATATAAAAGTGCTGATCCTGACCCCGACGAGGGAACTGGCGATACAGATCGATGAAAGCTTTGCTGCTTATGGAAAATATACGGGGCTTTCCCATACGGTAATTTTTGGCGGAGTGTCCCAATTGAACCAAACCAATATATTACGACGTGGGGTTGATATTCTGGTTGCTACCCCGGGCCGCCTGCTTGACTTGATCAGCCAGGGGTTCATTGACCTGAAGCACCTTAAAATCTTTGTGCTTGATGAGGCCGACCGTATGCTTGATATGGGTTTTATACACGATGTAAAAAGGATCATCACGAAGTTGCCGGCAAAAAGACAAACCTTGTTTTTCTCTGCTACCATGCCGCCGGAAATACAGAAACTGGCGCATGTATTATTGACCAACCCGGCCAAAGTGGAGGTTACTCCTGTATCCTCAACAGTTGATGCCATTGAGCAAAGCCTTTATTATGTTGGTAAGCAGGATAAACTATCCCTGTTGTTACACCTCCTGAAAGATGAAAAGATAATCACAGCGCTGGTGTTTACCCGGACAAAGCACGGCGCTGATAAAGTGGTAAAATTCTTACACCGCCACAATATCACGGCGGCGGCCATCCATGGGAATAAATCGCAAAATGCCCGGCAAAATGCATTGGGTAATTTTAAAAGCGGAAGTCTCCGTGTTTTGGTGGCAACCGACATTGCGGCCAGGGGCATTGATATTGACGACCTGTCGCATGTGGTCAATTTCGAACTTCCCAATGTGCCCGAAACCTATGTACACCGGATTGGCCGTACCGGAAGGGCGGGCAATACAGGCATTGCGATCTCATTTTGTGATGCCGAAGAAAGGGATGAATTAAAAGATATCCAGAAACTGATCGGTAAAAACATACCGGTAGTTGCAGAACATCCTTATCCTTTAAGCATTGATCTTTCTGCTGCACCAATAAAAGCTCCCCAAAAATCCATGCCGAAACGTTCGAGGGGTTTTGGGAATTTTGATAAGGCCAAGAGCCGGAACTTCAGTAACAGGTATAAGGCAAACAGGAGTTAA
- a CDS encoding DUF4440 domain-containing protein — MKKIFSPFLIVASAIILLSACNNEATKTETAPAFSLDSVKTAIAASNKVFGESWATGDSVRFAGCYTTDACINPPNMPGMCGSQAISAFFNGGYQMGIRNIKITTGEVSGGSEAVAEIGTYEMFGDKNVSLDKGKFIVVWKQENGKWKMHRDVWNSDMPPPPPPPAAK; from the coding sequence ATGAAAAAGATCTTTTCCCCTTTTTTGATTGTTGCCTCGGCGATAATTTTATTAAGTGCTTGTAACAACGAGGCGACTAAAACAGAAACAGCCCCGGCCTTTAGTCTTGACAGTGTTAAAACAGCCATTGCGGCCAGCAATAAAGTGTTTGGTGAGAGCTGGGCAACCGGCGACTCAGTCAGGTTTGCGGGATGCTATACCACGGACGCCTGCATCAATCCGCCCAACATGCCGGGAATGTGCGGTTCGCAGGCTATTTCTGCTTTTTTTAACGGCGGGTACCAGATGGGGATAAGAAATATCAAGATCACCACCGGGGAAGTTTCCGGCGGTTCGGAAGCCGTTGCAGAAATCGGTACCTATGAAATGTTCGGAGATAAAAACGTTTCCCTGGACAAGGGGAAATTTATTGTTGTATGGAAGCAGGAGAATGGCAAGTGGAAAATGCACCGGGATGTATGGAACAGCGACATGCCGCCGCCGCCGCCTCCTCCGGCCGCAAAGTAA
- a CDS encoding DUF2480 family protein, which translates to MSELLVNKVSESGLVTLDLEDFFPRDAAAVFDMKDHLFMGLILKEKDFREAMKNLDLAPYTGKNVALTCSADAVIPMWAYMLVVSYLQPVAKEIVFGDKDHLNQSLLLKNISTINAEEYKDKRVVIKGCGEQPIPESAYVAVTNILRPTAKSIMYGEPCSTVPIYKKKKEN; encoded by the coding sequence ATGAGTGAATTGCTGGTAAATAAGGTTTCGGAAAGCGGCCTGGTTACACTGGACCTGGAGGATTTTTTTCCCAGGGACGCAGCAGCAGTGTTTGATATGAAGGATCACCTGTTCATGGGCCTTATACTGAAGGAAAAGGACTTCCGGGAGGCAATGAAAAACCTGGACCTTGCGCCGTATACCGGAAAAAACGTTGCGCTTACCTGCTCAGCGGATGCGGTGATACCCATGTGGGCATATATGCTGGTGGTAAGTTACCTGCAACCCGTTGCAAAGGAAATCGTTTTTGGAGACAAGGATCATCTCAATCAATCGCTGTTATTAAAAAACATATCAACGATCAATGCAGAGGAGTATAAGGATAAAAGGGTTGTAATAAAAGGCTGCGGCGAACAGCCCATCCCCGAGTCGGCATATGTGGCTGTTACAAACATTTTGCGACCCACGGCAAAAAGCATCATGTATGGGGAGCCGTGCAGTACGGTGCCGATCTACAAGAAAAAAAAGGAAAACTAA
- a CDS encoding peptidylprolyl isomerase — translation MQIIQGIRDKGAAIVIGVIALSLIGFILMDARQQGNQMSNSNSSNIGKVNGSAIELDEFNKKVKFLEAQDEQQTGRKPNTARSAQIREQVWNQITAERVFYAEAAKLGIEFTSKELESILKSNDPSNPLMQEKGMVDPQTGKLDIVKVNQAIANIKKAKDEQLDAVNAQLISPQKITSTSGKYFAMLNASAYYPAWMQERDNADKKNFATISYVGIPYAVISDSTVKVTDAEIEKYVQSHKDLFKQEAGRTISYVSFSQLPNAADSARVKAAVEALKSDLTNETNVKNFLARNTSTIDFDTNYVPKSKISSFATDSIVKLPVGSVYGPYVDNGNYVLAKYLGSRTLPDSVNARHILIATINTQTGEPIIEDSVAKKRADSVLTAINSGASFAALALAYSSDGSKEKGGDLGTFTYGAMVPEFNKFCFEKPVGSREVVKTQFGYHIVEVMSQKGTSPAYKIGFMAKEISASEATIEKASLDATKLAAQKDLKNFDSYIQKNGLRKITSGALVKENDAQAGELQDARQLIRWVFEAKKGEISDPYNIGDMFVVAVVDKIFKEGIQDLETARPMAEGVIRDQKKAEQIIKNLGPNPTLEKAASAYSKEVMTAGLDSTITFNSQIINSIGNEPKLIGAVFNKENLNKVSAPLAGKTMVYVFKVNGIASKTGDIPEETAQFKSQQLATLRNQSAINWFEGLKKKATIKDNRSKFY, via the coding sequence ATGCAAATTATTCAGGGTATTCGTGATAAAGGAGCTGCTATTGTAATAGGAGTAATAGCCTTAAGCCTTATTGGCTTTATATTGATGGACGCCAGGCAACAAGGCAACCAGATGTCTAACTCCAATTCCAGCAACATAGGAAAGGTAAACGGGTCTGCAATCGAACTGGACGAGTTTAATAAAAAGGTGAAATTCCTGGAGGCACAGGACGAACAACAAACAGGAAGAAAGCCCAATACAGCCAGGTCTGCCCAGATCAGGGAGCAGGTTTGGAACCAAATAACAGCCGAACGTGTATTTTATGCCGAAGCCGCCAAGCTGGGAATTGAATTCACCTCAAAAGAACTGGAAAGTATACTGAAGAGTAACGACCCTTCTAATCCATTAATGCAGGAAAAAGGAATGGTTGACCCCCAAACAGGAAAGCTGGATATTGTGAAGGTGAACCAGGCGATTGCCAATATTAAAAAGGCAAAAGATGAACAATTAGACGCAGTTAATGCACAGCTTATAAGCCCGCAAAAGATAACCAGCACATCGGGCAAATACTTTGCGATGTTAAATGCCAGCGCTTATTACCCTGCCTGGATGCAGGAAAGGGACAATGCAGATAAAAAGAACTTTGCAACCATTTCTTATGTGGGTATTCCTTATGCTGTGATCAGCGACAGCACTGTAAAGGTTACCGACGCCGAAATTGAAAAATATGTTCAGTCACACAAAGACCTGTTCAAACAGGAAGCCGGCCGGACGATCTCTTATGTTAGTTTCAGCCAGTTGCCCAATGCAGCAGACAGCGCCAGGGTGAAAGCCGCAGTGGAGGCGCTGAAATCCGACCTTACAAACGAAACCAATGTTAAGAACTTCCTTGCAAGAAACACATCAACCATTGATTTTGACACCAACTACGTTCCAAAATCAAAGATCAGCAGTTTTGCAACGGATTCTATTGTAAAACTTCCTGTTGGTTCGGTTTACGGACCCTATGTTGATAACGGTAATTATGTACTGGCAAAATACCTTGGCAGCAGAACGCTTCCAGACAGCGTGAATGCACGGCATATATTAATTGCCACCATCAATACACAGACCGGCGAGCCAATTATAGAAGACAGTGTTGCTAAAAAACGTGCCGATAGCGTTTTAACCGCTATTAACAGCGGCGCCAGCTTTGCCGCACTTGCCCTGGCATATTCATCAGACGGCAGCAAAGAAAAGGGCGGGGACCTTGGAACATTTACCTATGGAGCAATGGTTCCTGAGTTTAATAAGTTTTGTTTTGAAAAACCAGTAGGTTCAAGGGAGGTTGTAAAGACACAATTCGGATATCACATAGTAGAAGTGATGAGCCAGAAAGGAACAAGCCCGGCATATAAGATCGGCTTCATGGCAAAAGAAATTTCTGCCAGCGAAGCAACGATCGAAAAGGCAAGTCTTGACGCAACCAAACTGGCCGCACAAAAAGACCTGAAGAATTTTGATTCCTATATTCAGAAAAACGGGTTACGGAAAATAACTTCCGGTGCCCTGGTAAAAGAAAATGACGCCCAGGCCGGTGAATTACAGGATGCCCGTCAATTGATCCGTTGGGTTTTTGAAGCCAAAAAGGGGGAAATAAGCGACCCATACAATATTGGCGATATGTTTGTGGTAGCCGTTGTTGATAAGATATTTAAAGAAGGGATACAGGACCTGGAAACAGCCAGGCCAATGGCAGAAGGCGTTATACGGGACCAGAAAAAGGCCGAACAGATCATTAAAAACCTGGGACCGAACCCAACCCTTGAAAAAGCAGCCTCTGCATATAGCAAGGAAGTTATGACAGCGGGACTTGATTCAACCATTACCTTCAACAGCCAGATCATTAATTCCATAGGTAACGAACCCAAACTGATCGGGGCTGTTTTCAATAAAGAAAACCTGAACAAGGTTTCAGCTCCGCTTGCCGGGAAAACGATGGTTTATGTATTTAAAGTGAACGGCATAGCCAGCAAAACAGGCGATATACCCGAAGAAACGGCGCAGTTTAAGTCACAGCAATTAGCAACGCTTCGCAACCAGTCTGCCATTAACTGGTTTGAGGGCCTTAAGAAAAAAGCAACCATAAAAGACAACCGAAGCAAATTTTATTAA
- the nadA gene encoding quinolinate synthase NadA, giving the protein MTDINIARSQIQKLGFLDIEVDPSLDLFAAIEDLKKEKNAIILAHYYQEPDIQDVADFIGDSLGLAQKAEKTNADIIVFAGVHFMAETAKILNPSKKVLLPDLKAGCSLSDSAPPPLFKIFKDKHPGHKVITYINCSAGIKALSDVICTSSNAQKIVESFPADQPIIFAPDKNLGAYINKKTGRNMVLWNGACMVHEIFSFEKIIKLKLRHPKAKLIAHPECEDPVLNQADFIGSTTGLLNFTKSDPATEFIVATETGILHQMQINSPGKTFIPAPPNNNCACNDCPHMKLNTLEKLYLCLKYETPEITMDEELRIAAKEPIDKMLKISAQYGL; this is encoded by the coding sequence ATGACAGATATCAACATTGCAAGATCACAAATACAAAAACTGGGTTTTTTGGATATAGAAGTGGACCCGTCGCTTGATCTTTTTGCAGCCATCGAAGACCTTAAAAAAGAAAAGAACGCAATAATTCTTGCGCATTATTACCAGGAACCGGATATACAAGATGTGGCAGATTTTATTGGCGATAGTTTAGGCCTTGCGCAAAAAGCTGAAAAAACAAATGCGGATATCATTGTTTTTGCGGGAGTTCATTTTATGGCCGAAACGGCAAAGATTTTAAATCCTTCAAAGAAGGTTTTATTGCCAGACCTGAAAGCAGGTTGTTCTCTCAGTGATTCAGCGCCTCCTCCCCTTTTTAAAATATTCAAGGATAAACACCCGGGGCATAAAGTTATTACCTATATAAATTGTTCTGCAGGAATCAAGGCATTAAGCGATGTTATATGCACATCATCAAATGCGCAGAAGATCGTGGAGAGTTTTCCGGCTGACCAACCAATAATCTTTGCCCCGGATAAAAACCTGGGTGCATACATTAACAAAAAAACCGGCAGAAATATGGTATTGTGGAATGGCGCCTGCATGGTTCATGAGATTTTCAGTTTTGAAAAAATTATAAAACTTAAATTACGTCATCCGAAAGCGAAATTAATAGCACACCCGGAGTGTGAAGATCCCGTTTTGAATCAGGCAGATTTTATCGGAAGTACTACCGGGTTATTGAATTTTACAAAAAGCGATCCAGCAACAGAATTTATCGTGGCAACCGAAACAGGTATCCTGCACCAGATGCAGATAAACAGCCCGGGAAAAACATTTATTCCGGCCCCGCCAAATAATAACTGTGCGTGTAACGATTGCCCGCATATGAAATTAAATACACTGGAAAAACTATATTTATGCCTGAAGTACGAAACGCCCGAAATAACCATGGATGAGGAATTACGGATTGCTGCAAAGGAACCCATCGACAAAATGCTAAAAATCAGTGCACAATATGGATTATAA